A single genomic interval of Heterodontus francisci isolate sHetFra1 chromosome 45, sHetFra1.hap1, whole genome shotgun sequence harbors:
- the LOC137356410 gene encoding histone H1-like gives MSLQAIKKALRVKGVDVEKSKFPIKQSIKRLVAKDFLVQTKGTGASGTFKIAKQEKKGNVVKKIKTGAAKRSLVKKTAAKKQITKKTAKKSPGKKIVAKKVSSKKTAAKKVSSKKTATPKKAVKKATLPKKSPAKNANKTKRATGGKPPKKVQSSRGGKKPKAAKAQKAAPGKK, from the coding sequence atgtcactgcaggcaataaagaaggctctgcgtgttaaaggtgtcgatgtggagaagagcAAGTTCccaatcaagcaaagtatcaagcggcttgtggcgaaagacttcctggtgcagacgaagggcacgggggcctccggcaccttcaaaatcgcgaaacaggaaaagaagggaaatgtggtgaagaagattaagacaggagcagccaagagatctttagtgaagaaaacagctgccaagaaacagatcacaaagaaaacagccaagaaatccccagggaagaaaatagtcgccaagaaagtgagcagcaagaagacagcagccaagaaagtgagcagcaagaagacaGCAACGCCAAAGAAGGCGGTAAAGAAAGCAACGCTTCCAAAAAAATCTCCAGCGAAGAATGCCAATAAAACCAAGAGGGCCACGGGCGGAAAGCCGCCCAAGAAAGTCCAATCGTCAAGGGGCGGGAAgaagccgaaagcagcaaaggctcagaaagcagctcctggaaagaagtga
- the LOC137356216 gene encoding histone H4 translates to MTGRGKGGKGLGKGGAKRHRKVLRDNIQGITKPAIRRLARRGGVKRISGLIYEETRGVLKVFLENVIRDAVTYTEHAKRKTVTAMDVVYALKRQGRTLYGFGG, encoded by the coding sequence ATGacaggaagaggtaaaggaggcaaaggactgggcaaaggcggagcaaagcggcaccgcaaagtgcttcgtgataacatccagggcatcaccaagccagcaattcgccggctggctcgccgtggcggagtgaagcgcatctcgggtttgatctatgaggagacccgcggggtgctgaaggttttcctggagaatgtgatcagagatgcggtcacctacactgagcacgccaagcgcaagacggtcaccgccatggatgtggtgtacgctctgaaacgccagggccgcactctctatggattcggcggctga
- the LOC137356411 gene encoding histone H2A-like: MSGRGKTGGKSRAKPKSRSSRAGLQFPVGRVHRHLRKGNYAERVGAGAPVYLAAVLEYLTAEILELAGNAARDNKKSRIIPRHLQLAVRNDEELNKLLGGVTIAQGGVLPNIQAVLLPKFRSAMDIIKCNLLIHDAVIKHGTEEDSEKMCET, translated from the exons atgtctggaagagggaagaccggtggtaaatctcgggccaaacccaagtctcgctcctcccgggctggattgcagttcccggtgggccgtgttcaccgccacctcagaaaggggaactatgctgagcgggtgggtgccggagccccggtctatctggctgctgtgctcgagtatctgacagctgaaatcctcgagctggccggcaacgcggcccgggacaacaagaagagccgcatcatccccaggcacctgcagctggccgtccgcaacgacgaggagctcaacaagctgctgggaggggtgaccatcgctcagggcggggtgctgcctaatatccaggccgtgctgctgcccaag TTCAGGTCGGCAATGGACATTATCAAATGCAACCTTTTAATTCATGACGCGGTTATTAAACATGGAACAGAAGAAGACAGTGAAAAAATGTGCGAGACGTAA
- the LOC137356380 gene encoding histone H2B 7-like: MVDDKKTAAPSKKGAKKVQKKAPPKGSKKRRRSRRESYSIYVYKVMKQVHPDTGISSKAMSIMNSFVNDIFERIAGEASRLAHYNKRSTISSREIQTAVRLLLPGELAKHAVSEGTKAVTKYTSSK, from the coding sequence ATGGTTGACGACAAGAAAACAGCAGCACcttctaagaagggcgccaagaaagttcAGAAGAAGGCGCCACCAAAGGGCAGCAAGAAACGGAGAAGATCCAGGAGagaaagttactccatctacgtgtacaaagtgatgaagcaggttcaccctgacaccggcatctcttccaaggccatgagcatcatgaattcgtttgtgaatgatattttcgagcgaatcgcgggtgaggcttcccgcctggcccattacaacaaacgcagcaccatcagctcccgggagatccagaccgccgtgcgcctgctgctgcccggggagctggccaaacacgccgtgtcggaaggtacaaaggcggtcaccaagtacaccagctccaagtaa